Proteins found in one Zea mays cultivar B73 chromosome 1, Zm-B73-REFERENCE-NAM-5.0, whole genome shotgun sequence genomic segment:
- the LOC100274096 gene encoding Probable protein S-acyltransferase 7-like — translation MYVPPPPTGGAGEQPRVYQVWRGSNEFFLQGRFIFGPDVRSVFLTMFLIIAPVVVFCVFVARHLINDFPDSWGISVMVVVVVFTVYDLTLLLCTSGRDPGIIPRNTHPPEPESIDGINDTGVQTPQQFRLPRTKEVVVNGISVRVKYCDTCMLYRPPRCSHCSICNNCVERFDHHCPWVGQCIGLRNYRFFYMFVSSTTLLCLYVFAFCWVYVIKIRAAEHLSIWKALLKTPASIVLIIYCFLCVWFVGGLSVFHLYLMGTNQTTYENFRYRYDRRDNPYNRGTLNNFLEIFCTAIPPSKNNFRARVTVEQGLQQTRSQSRGFMSPSMGKPTIGELEMGRKPVVPWDEPRTAADIRDLEAGFGGMFDEKEGRVAHASPDLSRDLPAEFVEGRTGMHSRQSSWVQRGGDASEASALQMATVHTAEDSNHVPWSGTR, via the exons ATGTACGTGCCGCCGCCGCCCACCGGCGGCGCCGGCGAGCAGCCTAGGGTTTACCAGGTCTGGCGGGGAAGCAAC GAATTCTTCTTGCAGGGAAGATTCATATTTGGGCCTGATGTGAGATCTGTGTTTCTCACTATGTTCCTCATCATCGCACCAGTGGTTGTCTTCTGTGTGTTCGTCGCAAGGCATCTCATAAATGATTTCCCCGATAGCTGGGGAATCTCAGTGATGGTAGTAGTGGTTGTCTTCACTGTTTAT GATTTGACGCTGCTTCTTTGTACCTCTGGTAGAGATCCTGGTATAATACCTCGGAATACTCATCCTCCTGAACCTGAATCCATTGATGGGATCAATGATACAGGTGTTCAGACTCCACAACAATTTCGTTTGCCTCGCACAAAGGAAGTTGTTGTAAATGGGATCAGTGTACGGGTAAAATACTGTGATACTTGCATGTTGTACCGACCACCTCGATGCTCACACTGTTCCATTTGCAATAACTGTGTGGAACGGTTTGATCATCACTGTCCATGGGTCGGCCAGTGCATAGGACTG CGTAATTATCGGTTCTTCTATATGTTTGTATCCTCGACAACATTGCTCTGCCTGTATGTATTTGCCTTCTGTTGGGTGTATGTGATCAAGATTAGAGCAGCTGAGCACTTGTCAATTTGGAAGGCCTTGTTGAAGACACCAGCATCAATTGTTCTGATTATCTACTGTTTTCTTTGTGTATGGTTTGTGGGTGGTTTATCTGTCTTCCATTTGTACCTGATGGGCACTAACCAG ACAACATACGAGAATTTCAGGTATCGCTATGACCGGCGCGATAATCCATATAACAGAGGTACTCTGAACAATTTTCTAGAGATATTCTGCACCGCTATCCCCCCTTCGAAGAACAATTTCCGGGCAAGGGTGACAGTAGAGCAAGGGCTGCAGCAAACACGCTCACAGTCTAGGGGTTTCATGAGCCCCAGCATGGGCAAGCCAACCATCGGAGAGCTTGAGATGGGCAGGAAGCCAGTAGTACCTTGGGACGAGCCAAGGACGGCAGCTGATATCAGGGACTTGGAAGCAGGGTTCGGGGGCATGTTTGACGAGAAAGAGGGCAGAGTAGCCCACGCATCCCCAGATCTGAGCAGAGATCTCCCAGCAGAGTTTGTGGAAGGGCGAACTGGCATGCACTCGAGGCAGTCAAGTTGGGTTCAGAGAGGAGGCGATGCGAGTGAAGCGTCGGCGCTGCAAATGGCTACTGTCCATACCGCCGAAGATAGCAACCATGTCCCCTGGAGTGGCACACGTTAG